In the Deltaproteobacteria bacterium genome, one interval contains:
- a CDS encoding MFS transporter — MEPKEKTIFGWCIYDWANSAFATTILAAVLPIYFVSIVPEGGVDINILGFKFHTFATPLWSYSVTIATALVAVSSPILGAIADYSQTKRKFLIFYCYLGALFTALLVTVGYGNYLRASIFFIMANIGFAGGNVFYNSFLPEIAAEGEREYVSGKGFAYGYLGGGLLLALNLLMIQKHDWFGIPDMAWGSRLSFLAVGIWWGIFAIPTFLYVKDKKNRVVENVRYVRRGFKTLTGTFRKIKNFRELLKFLISFLIYNDGIQTVIVMAAIFGREELGFDTLTLIGCLLMVQIIGVPSSLFMGKFAQWVGEKRTIYICLIVYCVVVIYGYFMTKPLEFWILGFLVGLVQGGSQAISRSLYSSLFPVRHSAEFFGFFAIANKFTSIFGPLIFGLVANITGSIRNSILGLIVFFLVGLMILITVDVDRGKEAARTVVIE, encoded by the coding sequence ATGGAACCTAAAGAGAAGACCATATTCGGCTGGTGTATATATGACTGGGCAAACTCTGCCTTTGCCACGACCATCCTGGCAGCGGTACTTCCCATCTACTTTGTCTCTATTGTCCCTGAGGGGGGAGTGGATATCAACATCCTAGGGTTCAAGTTCCATACCTTCGCCACCCCCTTGTGGAGCTATAGTGTTACCATTGCCACGGCCCTCGTGGCGGTGAGCTCTCCGATCCTGGGGGCCATCGCCGACTACTCCCAGACCAAGAGGAAATTTCTCATCTTCTACTGTTATCTGGGGGCCCTATTCACTGCACTTCTGGTCACGGTGGGTTACGGGAATTACCTACGGGCCTCCATCTTCTTCATTATGGCCAATATCGGCTTTGCCGGTGGGAATGTCTTCTACAATAGTTTTTTACCGGAGATTGCCGCTGAAGGGGAGCGGGAATATGTCTCTGGGAAGGGGTTTGCCTATGGGTATTTGGGGGGAGGACTCCTCCTGGCCCTGAACCTCCTGATGATCCAAAAGCACGATTGGTTCGGTATCCCTGATATGGCCTGGGGTTCCCGGCTCAGCTTCCTCGCCGTGGGTATCTGGTGGGGGATCTTTGCCATCCCCACCTTCCTTTATGTGAAGGACAAGAAGAACAGGGTAGTTGAGAATGTTAGGTATGTCCGCCGAGGGTTCAAGACCCTGACAGGTACCTTTCGGAAGATAAAGAATTTTAGAGAACTCTTGAAATTCCTCATCAGTTTCCTCATCTACAACGACGGCATTCAGACGGTGATTGTCATGGCTGCCATCTTCGGCAGGGAGGAATTGGGCTTTGACACCTTGACTTTGATCGGATGTCTGCTGATGGTTCAGATAATCGGGGTCCCCTCCTCCCTTTTCATGGGGAAATTTGCCCAGTGGGTCGGGGAGAAGAGGACTATTTACATCTGTCTGATCGTCTACTGCGTGGTAGTCATCTATGGGTATTTCATGACCAAACCCTTGGAGTTCTGGATACTGGGGTTTCTAGTGGGGTTGGTTCAGGGAGGAAGTCAGGCCATCAGCCGCTCCCTCTATAGCAGCCTCTTTCCCGTCCGTCATTCGGCTGAGTTTTTTGGCTTCTTTGCTATAGCCAATAAGTTTACCTCCATCTTCGGCCCTCTCATCTTCGGATTGGTGGCCAATATCACGGGGTCTATTCGGAATTCCATATTGGGCCTGATTGTGTTCTTCCTCGTAGGCTTAATGATCTTGATAACAGTAGACGTGGACCGGGGAAAGGAGGCAGCCAGGACAGTAGTTATTGAATAG
- the hisI gene encoding phosphoribosyl-AMP cyclohydrolase, translating to MLELNFGKLGGLVPVVVQDYTSGEVLMVAFMNSQAWDQTLRTRQATYWSRSRNQLWVKGETSGNFQEVKEIYVDCDEDTVLLKVIQRGGAACHTGHRSCFYRKLEGGKLKEVGEKVFDPEEVYR from the coding sequence ATGCTAGAGCTTAATTTCGGGAAGTTGGGTGGTTTGGTCCCGGTGGTAGTACAGGACTACACCTCAGGGGAGGTCTTGATGGTGGCCTTCATGAACAGCCAGGCCTGGGACCAGACCCTGAGGACCCGCCAGGCCACCTATTGGAGTAGGTCGAGGAACCAACTATGGGTCAAGGGGGAAACCTCGGGGAACTTTCAGGAGGTGAAGGAGATCTATGTGGACTGTGATGAGGATACCGTCCTTCTAAAGGTAATCCAGAGGGGAGGAGCCGCCTGCCATACGGGCCACCGGAGCTGTTTCTATCGGAAGCTGGAGGGAGGCAAGCTGAAAGAGGTGGGTGAGAAGGTGTTCGATCCGGAGGAGGTATACCGGTGA
- a CDS encoding ATP phosphoribosyltransferase has translation MKLLKLGIPTGSLEKATIELFRRSGWKITLSSRSYFPTIDDPEIRCTLVRAQEMSRFVEIGTLDVGLTGKDWILENESDVVVVQDLVYSKATQRPARWVLVVAETSPVKRIEDLKGKKVFTEVVNFTRRYFAEKGIKADVEFSWGATEAKVVEGLADAIVEVTETGSTIRANGLRIVEELMTTYPQLIANREAWGDPWKREKIEQIARLLKGALDAEGMVGLKMNVPKEKLGEVMAVLPSITAPTVANLYHQDWVSVETVMSEKEARDLIPQLLKKGAVGIIEYPLNKVI, from the coding sequence GTGAAGCTATTGAAGCTAGGGATACCCACGGGGAGTCTGGAGAAGGCTACTATCGAGCTCTTTCGCCGTTCAGGTTGGAAGATCACACTGAGTTCCAGGAGTTACTTTCCCACTATTGACGACCCTGAGATTCGGTGCACCTTGGTGCGGGCCCAGGAGATGTCCCGTTTTGTGGAGATTGGAACCCTGGATGTGGGCCTCACCGGCAAGGATTGGATCTTGGAGAACGAATCAGATGTGGTGGTGGTGCAGGATCTGGTCTATTCCAAGGCCACCCAGCGGCCCGCGCGATGGGTGTTGGTGGTAGCGGAGACCTCCCCTGTCAAGCGGATTGAGGACCTCAAAGGGAAAAAGGTTTTCACCGAGGTGGTGAACTTTACCCGAAGGTACTTCGCCGAAAAGGGTATCAAGGCAGATGTGGAGTTCTCCTGGGGGGCAACAGAGGCCAAGGTGGTGGAAGGGCTGGCCGACGCCATCGTGGAGGTGACGGAGACCGGAAGCACCATCAGGGCCAATGGCCTCAGGATTGTAGAGGAATTAATGACTACTTATCCCCAACTCATCGCCAATAGAGAGGCCTGGGGGGACCCCTGGAAAAGGGAGAAGATAGAACAGATTGCCAGGCTTCTGAAGGGGGCTTTGGACGCCGAGGGGATGGTTGGCCTGAAGATGAACGTCCCCAAGGAGAAACTTGGAGAAGTAATGGCGGTCCTGCCCAGTATCACCGCCCCCACTGTGGCAAATCTATATCATCAGGATTGGGTCTCGGTGGAGACGGTTATGTCTGAAAAAGAGGCTCGGGATCTCATTCCACAACTGCTCAAAAAGGGGGCGGTGGGGATTATAGAGTACCCCCTGAATAAGGTCATCTAG
- a CDS encoding DegQ family serine endoprotease produces the protein MRYSPRITLIVSLIVSLIIFPSLSPGKEITQLPSLANLAKELKPTVVNISTTKLVKSPLDDFFRGFRDFHDFFGDEFFKRFFGDRYPREFRQKSLGSGFIIDKEGYILTNHHVVEKAEEIKVKLSDKKIYDAQVIGKDPKTDLALIKIEADGDLPVARLGDSDRLEVGEWVIAIGNPFGLEQTVTAGIISAKGRVIGAGPYDDFLQTDASINPGNSGGPLFNLKGEVVGINTAIVAGGQGIGFAIPINMATRLLPQLKKGRVVYGYLGVYIQDLTPELAHSFGLKEPRGALISEVIPDTPAEKGGLKKADVVLEYDGKEVKDRYQFTKMVGRTPIGKKVKIVVLRKGKHKTLSLTIGELKEKQVAATKPEEIDRWGLKVQDVTPELAAHLGLPDDEGVVITEVEPGSPTQEAGLRGGDVIIEVEHHRIRDLGEYRKYIGRYKKKRTLLLTVRMKAHNYHTFFVVLKKKG, from the coding sequence ATGAGGTATTCTCCCAGGATAACGCTCATTGTATCTTTGATTGTTTCTCTAATCATCTTCCCCTCTCTTTCCCCTGGTAAGGAAATCACCCAACTGCCCTCTTTGGCCAACTTGGCCAAGGAGCTGAAGCCCACCGTGGTCAACATCAGCACCACCAAGTTGGTGAAAAGTCCTTTAGATGATTTCTTTAGAGGTTTTAGGGACTTCCACGATTTCTTCGGGGATGAGTTCTTTAAGAGGTTCTTCGGAGATAGATATCCGAGGGAGTTCAGACAGAAGAGCCTGGGCTCGGGCTTCATCATCGATAAGGAGGGATATATCCTCACCAACCATCACGTGGTAGAGAAGGCGGAGGAGATTAAGGTCAAACTCTCGGACAAAAAGATATATGACGCCCAGGTAATAGGGAAAGACCCCAAGACGGACCTGGCCCTGATCAAGATCGAGGCCGATGGAGACCTCCCTGTGGCCCGCTTGGGTGATTCGGACAGGCTGGAGGTGGGGGAGTGGGTCATCGCCATCGGGAACCCCTTCGGTCTGGAGCAGACCGTCACTGCCGGGATCATCAGCGCCAAGGGGAGGGTGATCGGGGCCGGCCCTTATGACGACTTTCTCCAGACCGACGCCTCCATCAACCCTGGCAACAGTGGCGGGCCTCTCTTTAATCTCAAGGGGGAGGTGGTGGGGATAAATACCGCCATTGTAGCTGGGGGGCAAGGGATAGGGTTTGCCATACCCATCAATATGGCCACGAGGCTGCTGCCCCAGCTCAAAAAGGGACGGGTGGTCTATGGTTATCTCGGGGTCTATATACAGGACCTGACCCCTGAACTGGCGCACTCCTTCGGTTTAAAGGAACCCAGAGGGGCGTTGATCTCCGAGGTGATCCCGGACACCCCTGCCGAGAAGGGGGGGCTCAAGAAGGCTGATGTCGTCCTGGAGTATGACGGAAAAGAGGTGAAAGATAGATATCAGTTCACCAAGATGGTGGGCAGGACCCCTATAGGCAAGAAGGTAAAGATCGTTGTCTTGCGAAAAGGAAAGCACAAGACCTTGTCGCTCACCATCGGTGAGCTAAAAGAAAAGCAGGTCGCCGCCACCAAGCCTGAGGAGATAGATCGGTGGGGTCTGAAGGTCCAAGATGTCACCCCTGAACTGGCCGCCCATTTGGGGCTTCCCGACGATGAAGGGGTGGTGATCACTGAGGTGGAGCCAGGTTCACCTACCCAGGAGGCCGGGTTAAGAGGTGGGGATGTGATCATCGAGGTGGAACACCACAGGATCAGGGATCTGGGTGAGTACCGAAAGTATATAGGGCGTTACAAAAAGAAGAGGACCCTCTTGCTCACCGTGAGGATGAAGGCGCATAACTATCATACCTTCTTTGTGGTCTTGAAGAAAAAGGGCTAG
- a CDS encoding heavy metal sensor histidine kinase, whose product MFFKTIKFKLTLWYVVILGIILSSFGLFLYFTLADSLHRGLDNKIKTMAEVIASSVRSPLGGGPNIADIDRIMTEHFGIRPLGRFVQVLDESGRVGDRSTNLRNVKIPISVQTLKEAARGRVTFETIKVMGKYPLRVVTLPIIENGRMVGIVQVGSSLEGVEEALHQLLLILLIAFPAALLVTSVGGLFLANKALRPVDEITQIARRIGSGDLSQRIRIKRVNDEIGRLASTFNEMIAKLEESFRQVKRFTADASHELKTPLTILRGEVEVGLKKKRDLGEYRRILASNLEEIDRMSRIVGDLLTLSRADMGEFKLEREEVDLSYLAREVWEDLQLLAQERGVLLQCMDDGFTQVEGDPLLLRQLILNLVENGVKYTPSGGEVELRVKGDREKGVVKIQVTDTGVGIDQQDLERVFDRFFRVDKARSRDTGGTGLGLSICKWIAQSHQGQIAAESELGKGSTFTVTIPLKD is encoded by the coding sequence ATGTTTTTCAAGACCATAAAATTCAAACTCACCCTTTGGTATGTGGTGATCCTGGGGATCATCCTCTCCTCTTTTGGTCTATTCTTGTATTTTACCCTGGCCGATAGCCTCCACAGGGGATTGGACAACAAGATAAAGACCATGGCGGAGGTCATTGCCTCCTCTGTACGCAGCCCCCTGGGAGGAGGTCCTAACATCGCCGATATCGACCGGATCATGACAGAGCACTTCGGGATAAGGCCTTTGGGGAGGTTTGTCCAGGTATTGGACGAATCAGGGAGGGTCGGGGACAGATCGACCAACCTGAGGAATGTGAAGATCCCCATCAGCGTTCAGACCCTGAAGGAGGCGGCCCGGGGGAGGGTGACCTTTGAGACCATCAAGGTCATGGGAAAGTATCCCTTGCGGGTAGTGACCTTACCCATCATAGAGAACGGGAGGATGGTAGGGATTGTACAGGTGGGTAGTTCCCTGGAGGGGGTGGAGGAGGCCCTTCATCAACTCCTCCTCATCCTGCTGATCGCCTTCCCGGCCGCCTTGCTGGTCACCAGTGTCGGGGGGCTTTTTCTGGCCAATAAGGCCCTAAGACCAGTGGACGAGATCACCCAGATCGCCCGCCGGATCGGCTCCGGTGACCTCAGCCAAAGGATAAGGATAAAGAGGGTAAATGATGAAATAGGGAGGCTGGCCTCGACCTTCAACGAGATGATCGCCAAGTTGGAGGAATCTTTTCGCCAGGTAAAGCGCTTCACCGCCGATGCCTCTCATGAGCTCAAGACCCCTTTGACCATCCTCAGGGGGGAGGTGGAAGTAGGGCTAAAAAAGAAGAGGGACCTGGGGGAATATCGGCGGATATTGGCCAGCAACCTGGAGGAGATAGACCGCATGTCCCGTATTGTAGGGGACCTGCTCACCCTCTCCCGGGCGGACATGGGGGAATTCAAATTGGAGCGGGAGGAGGTGGATCTGTCTTACCTGGCCCGGGAGGTATGGGAAGACCTCCAGCTCCTGGCCCAGGAGAGGGGTGTCTTGCTGCAATGCATGGACGATGGCTTCACACAGGTAGAGGGGGACCCCCTGCTTCTGCGCCAACTCATCTTGAATTTGGTGGAGAACGGGGTAAAATATACCCCTTCCGGGGGCGAGGTAGAGTTGAGGGTGAAGGGGGACCGGGAAAAGGGGGTGGTCAAGATCCAGGTCACCGACACAGGGGTAGGGATCGACCAACAGGATCTAGAACGGGTCTTTGATCGCTTCTTCCGGGTGGATAAGGCGAGGTCACGGGACACTGGTGGGACAGGGTTGGGGTTGAGCATTTGCAAGTGGATTGCCCAATCCCATCAGGGCCAGATTGCGGCGGAGAGCGAGCTGGGAAAGGGGAGCACCTTCACGGTAACCATCCCCTTGAAAGATTAA
- a CDS encoding response regulator transcription factor, whose amino-acid sequence MRILVVEDEKKVASFIKKGLEEEYYAVDCAYDGEEALYMVEVNDYDLVILDIMLPKIDGLEVLKRVRDNGLSLPILMLTAKDSVEDIVRGLDTGGDDYLTKPFAFAELLARVRALLRRKEREPLGELRVADLTLDPLTHKVSRGGKEIEFTAKEYALLEYLMRHANRVVTRTMISEHVWDYHFDPMTNVIDVYVNHLRKKIDLNFPHKLIHTIRGVGYILKG is encoded by the coding sequence ATGCGCATCTTGGTGGTAGAGGACGAGAAGAAGGTGGCCAGCTTTATCAAAAAGGGGTTGGAGGAGGAGTATTATGCCGTAGACTGCGCCTACGATGGGGAGGAGGCCCTCTACATGGTGGAGGTCAACGATTATGACCTAGTGATCCTGGACATTATGCTCCCCAAAATAGATGGTCTGGAGGTCTTGAAGAGGGTGAGGGATAATGGGTTAAGCCTTCCCATCCTGATGTTGACTGCCAAGGACTCCGTGGAGGATATCGTAAGGGGGCTTGATACTGGCGGTGACGACTACCTGACCAAGCCCTTTGCCTTCGCCGAATTGCTGGCCAGGGTGAGGGCCCTGCTCAGGAGGAAGGAACGGGAGCCCCTGGGTGAGCTGAGGGTGGCCGACCTGACGCTAGATCCCTTGACCCACAAGGTTAGCAGGGGTGGGAAGGAGATCGAGTTCACGGCCAAGGAGTATGCCCTCCTAGAATACCTGATGCGCCATGCCAACCGGGTAGTGACCAGGACTATGATCTCGGAACACGTCTGGGACTATCATTTTGACCCCATGACCAACGTCATTGATGTCTATGTAAATCACCTGCGTAAAAAGATAGATCTGAACTTCCCACACAAACTGATCCACACCATCAGGGGGGTGGGTTATATATTGAAGGGATAG
- a CDS encoding acyl-CoA dehydrogenase family protein, whose amino-acid sequence MDVVSLEMKEERNRLLRESVRKIASTKVARRAAEIDAAGVFPWDMAELFAQQGFLSVMLPESYGGMDGDITAFCIIAEEIAYACGSSSLMILAHSVGLMPLMVAGNEEQKKRFYERVTNDHALAAFALTEPEAGSDASAIKTTAVLEGDYYILNGRKCFVTNGGAADLYAVFVTTRPGERTRGISVFMVEKDTFGLTIGKREDKLGMRGSDTTDLIFENAVVPKENLLGEEGGGWEITMMTLNLSRPAIGAQAVGIAQGALDFAIDYTNNRVQFGQKLADFQGVQFMLADMAMQIEAARALVYKASALLNQKVYERDRMSAIGVDKLSAMAKCFASDVAMRATTDAVQILGGYGYLKDYPVERMMRDAKVTQIFEGSNQIQRVIIARDLLRKFWDRDLA is encoded by the coding sequence ATGGACGTGGTGAGCTTAGAGATGAAGGAGGAGCGCAATCGCCTGCTCAGGGAATCGGTGAGGAAGATCGCCTCCACTAAGGTGGCCAGGAGGGCGGCAGAGATAGATGCGGCGGGGGTCTTTCCGTGGGATATGGCGGAACTGTTCGCCCAGCAGGGGTTTCTCTCGGTGATGCTTCCGGAGAGCTACGGGGGTATGGACGGGGATATCACCGCCTTCTGCATCATTGCAGAGGAGATTGCCTATGCCTGTGGCTCCAGCTCCTTAATGATCCTGGCCCACTCCGTCGGCCTGATGCCTTTGATGGTGGCCGGCAATGAAGAGCAGAAGAAGAGGTTCTACGAGCGGGTGACGAATGACCATGCCCTGGCCGCTTTTGCCTTAACAGAGCCCGAGGCGGGCTCTGATGCCTCTGCCATCAAGACAACCGCAGTATTGGAAGGGGATTATTACATCTTGAACGGGAGGAAGTGCTTTGTGACCAACGGGGGAGCAGCCGATCTATACGCCGTCTTTGTCACCACCAGACCAGGGGAAAGGACCCGGGGGATTTCAGTCTTCATGGTGGAAAAAGATACCTTTGGTCTCACCATCGGCAAGAGAGAAGACAAATTGGGTATGAGGGGTTCCGATACCACCGACCTCATCTTTGAGAACGCCGTGGTCCCCAAAGAGAACCTCCTGGGAGAGGAGGGAGGTGGATGGGAGATCACCATGATGACCCTCAACCTCTCCCGACCCGCCATCGGTGCCCAGGCAGTGGGAATCGCCCAAGGGGCCTTGGATTTCGCCATTGACTATACCAACAATAGGGTACAATTCGGACAAAAGTTGGCCGACTTCCAAGGGGTACAGTTTATGCTGGCCGACATGGCCATGCAAATCGAGGCCGCCAGGGCCTTGGTTTACAAGGCTTCGGCCTTGCTGAACCAAAAGGTCTACGAGAGGGATCGGATGTCCGCCATCGGGGTGGACAAACTCTCGGCCATGGCCAAGTGTTTTGCCTCCGATGTGGCCATGCGGGCGACCACCGATGCCGTCCAGATCCTGGGCGGCTATGGATATCTCAAGGATTACCCCGTGGAGAGGATGATGCGGGATGCCAAGGTCACCCAGATCTTTGAGGGGAGCAATCAGATCCAAAGGGTGATCATCGCCAGGGACCTCCTGAGAAAATTCTGGGACAGGGACCTTGCCTAA
- a CDS encoding aldehyde ferredoxin oxidoreductase family protein: protein MARLLNIDLTSKKVWWEDIEALRRGYIGGVGINARLAYDLIPRGADSFGAENVLIFGVGPFVGTNIPTACRTEVTAKSPLTNLLGTSSSGLYWGAQMRYAGFDHIAIFGRSPSPVYLLIRDGEVQIKDASHLWRKSTWGTLEALRQREGEGVQVASVGEGGEKMVRFASIQNNLHHAWGRTGLGGVMGSKMLKAVVVCGEHPLEVFDLQETLRMAQEATRRITKDDSFGYTRRYGTMVAADPYNKLGALPGYNFTQGSIEGWEDTRGRRAFGQRYKEKDLACFACPIACTHWSRVKEGEHLGYQFHGLEITYDMEFGAKLGIKSIPEIVLCVDLCSQYGVDVVSTAGVISFLIECYQNGLVGKEEIGGEVGWGDVRGIRRLIKMIAHREGIGDLLAEGVRRASAKIRGSEGYALHIKGGEIPVRDPRAKWDVWSLGYLTNVRGGDHLRARSPAEYLPGGIRNHLEEELGVSEEFIEGMDIPSGLKEEIFGQPPHKVDIPKMAKYAEELITLINAAGVCIRPPVLRTFGPELFSQGLRATLGLELSPEEVLRAGERIWNLQHLFNLREGEKIEGWTFPDRFYQQDTGRGVLDQEKVKETLMKYFITRGWDPETGFPNAEKLEELGLLQEGGQLRDAAL, encoded by the coding sequence ATGGCCAGGCTACTCAACATTGACCTCACCTCTAAAAAGGTCTGGTGGGAGGACATCGAGGCCCTGCGTCGAGGCTATATCGGTGGGGTGGGGATCAACGCTCGACTTGCTTACGATCTCATACCCCGAGGGGCCGATTCATTTGGGGCGGAAAACGTCCTCATCTTCGGGGTAGGTCCCTTTGTGGGTACAAACATCCCCACTGCCTGCCGGACAGAGGTCACCGCCAAGTCACCCCTTACCAACCTGCTGGGGACCAGTAGCTCCGGTCTCTATTGGGGGGCGCAGATGAGGTACGCTGGTTTTGACCACATCGCTATCTTCGGCAGATCCCCCTCCCCTGTCTACCTCCTCATAAGGGATGGGGAGGTTCAGATAAAGGATGCATCCCACCTCTGGAGGAAGAGCACATGGGGGACGTTGGAGGCCCTCCGCCAAAGGGAAGGGGAAGGCGTCCAGGTGGCCTCTGTTGGGGAAGGGGGAGAGAAGATGGTGCGTTTTGCCTCCATCCAGAACAACCTCCACCACGCCTGGGGAAGGACAGGGCTGGGTGGGGTCATGGGGAGCAAAATGCTGAAGGCGGTAGTGGTCTGCGGAGAGCACCCCCTGGAGGTCTTTGACCTCCAGGAGACCCTCAGAATGGCCCAAGAGGCGACCAGGAGGATCACCAAGGACGATTCCTTTGGCTACACCAGAAGGTATGGCACAATGGTGGCCGCCGATCCCTATAATAAATTGGGGGCGCTGCCCGGTTACAACTTCACCCAAGGCTCTATAGAGGGTTGGGAGGATACTAGGGGGAGGCGGGCATTCGGCCAGAGGTATAAGGAAAAAGACCTTGCCTGTTTCGCCTGCCCCATCGCCTGCACCCACTGGTCCCGGGTGAAGGAGGGGGAGCACCTCGGCTATCAGTTCCACGGCTTGGAGATCACCTATGACATGGAGTTCGGGGCGAAGTTGGGGATCAAGTCCATCCCCGAGATCGTCCTCTGTGTTGACCTCTGTAGCCAGTACGGTGTGGATGTGGTATCAACTGCCGGAGTCATCTCTTTCTTGATCGAGTGCTACCAAAATGGGTTGGTGGGGAAAGAGGAGATAGGGGGGGAGGTAGGCTGGGGTGATGTCCGAGGAATCCGTCGGCTCATCAAGATGATCGCTCACCGGGAGGGTATTGGGGACTTGCTGGCCGAGGGAGTACGCCGGGCGTCGGCCAAGATAAGGGGGAGTGAAGGATATGCCCTGCACATCAAGGGGGGAGAGATACCGGTGCGTGACCCCAGGGCGAAATGGGATGTATGGTCCCTGGGTTACCTCACCAACGTCAGGGGAGGGGATCACCTCCGTGCCAGGTCCCCTGCCGAATATCTCCCAGGGGGAATCAGAAACCACCTGGAGGAGGAGTTGGGGGTCTCTGAGGAGTTCATTGAGGGAATGGATATCCCCTCAGGGCTCAAGGAGGAGATATTCGGTCAGCCACCACACAAGGTCGATATCCCCAAGATGGCCAAATACGCCGAGGAGCTCATCACCCTGATCAATGCCGCCGGGGTCTGCATCAGGCCACCGGTGCTCAGGACCTTTGGCCCTGAGCTGTTCAGTCAGGGACTGCGCGCAACCCTGGGTCTCGAGTTAAGCCCCGAGGAGGTCTTGCGCGCAGGGGAGAGGATCTGGAACTTGCAGCATCTGTTCAACCTGAGGGAAGGGGAAAAGATAGAAGGATGGACCTTTCCCGACCGTTTCTACCAGCAAGATACAGGAAGGGGGGTCTTGGATCAAGAGAAGGTAAAGGAAACCCTGATGAAGTATTTTATCACCAGGGGATGGGACCCGGAGACGGGTTTCCCCAATGCCGAGAAACTGGAGGAACTGGGGCTCCTGCAGGAAGGAGGACAATTAAGGGATGCAGCTCTATGA